The following is a genomic window from Nguyenibacter vanlangensis.
TGCGCTATGTCTTCGAGAACCGGCCTCTGATCGGCATGGCGGGCAAGACCGACGCCAGCCGCGTGCTGCTGCGCAGCCAATATGGCGCCGACCTGCATCTGGGCGCGCATGTCCGGGCCTATGCCGAATTCCTGTACGGCGCGGCGGGGGGATCGAACTCATACGGCTACCAGACCGGGACGCAGCGCGAGCGGCCGGACCTGCAGCAGGGTATCCTGGAGGTGACGGGTACGGTGCTGGGGGCCCGCGCCGGGGTGATCGGCGGGCGGCAGGTGTTCCTGGACGCGCCGGTTTCGATGCAGTCGGCGCGCGACCTGACCAATGTCCAGCAGACCTGGGACGGGTTTCGCGGCTATGCGGTCTGGTCGCGTTTCCGCCTCGATTTGTTCGATTTCATGCAGACCGACAAGCTGCCGGTCGGCGCGTTTTCGGACGGCACGAACTATAATGCGCGGATGTACGGCGCCTATGGCGCGACCGCGCTGCCGGGCTTTACCCTGCTGGGCCGCAAGAGCCAGGTTTTCGCCGATCTGTTCTTCATCGGCTATCTGTACGGGGGCGCGCCTGCCGCCATTCCCACCGCCACGCCGGGCGGGGCCGAAGCGGGTTCGACGCGGCGCGACAATGTCGGGCTGCGCCTGTGGGGCAATGCCGGCCCGGTCAAGCTGGATTTGACCGGCGTGTTCCAGGGGGGCCAATTTAGGCCGGCGAAGAATGCGGGGCCGACCCGGCCGGTGCGGGCCTATGCGGTCAACGGGTCGGTGCTGTACAGCCGTCCGGACCTGCCGGCCAGGCCGGCGCTGGGGGTGCAGGCCGATCTGTTTTCCGGCGGTTCGTATCGCAGCCGGGACGGTGCCGTGGGCACGTTCGCCACGCCCTATTTCCCGCTGCCCTATTACAATGACGTCACCCTGTCTCTGACATCGCAGAATCTGGTCGGCGTCGGACCCGTTTCCGATCTATCCTTGAGCAGGACAGTGCATTTCAGGCTGCATGTTCCGCTGTTCTGGCGCGCCAGCACGCAGGACGCGGTTTATGGCACGGGGCGGATCTATGGCTGGCGGAACAATTTGTCCGGCGGCTTCATCGGCGCCATCCCGCAGGCGCAACTGGCGTGGCGTTTCGCGCCGCACTGGACATGGACCCACGACATCGCGGGCTTCGCGGCATCGCAGGGCATGCACAGGGCCGGGGCGCGGGACGGCGCGTTCTATATGCAGACGATGGATTTCACATTCTGATCGGGATGGGCCGGGAGCAGAGAATCATGAGCAGACAAAACAACATCATCGTCATCGGCAACGGCATGGTCGGGCATTATTGCGCCGAGCAGCTTGTGACCCAGGGATTGCACGAGACGCATCGGATCCACGTCTTCGGCGCCGAACTGCACCATGCCTATGACCGGGTGCACCTGACCGACTACATGACCGGGCAGGACGCGCTGGCGCTGCGGCTGCACGAGGAGGATTTCCACGACGCGCATGGCATGACGCTGCATCTGGGGGCGATGGTCAACCGCATCGACCGCGCGGCCAGGACCATCGAGACCGATGGCGGCAGCTTTGCCTATGAATCGCTGATTATCGCGACGGGATCGACGCCTTTCGTGCCGCCGGTGCCCGGCAACAGCGGTACCGCCGGCCTGGTCTATCGCACGCTGGACGATCTGGACATGATCCGCGCCGCGGCGCAGGGGGCGCGCCACGGCGTGGTCATCGGCGGCGGGCTGCTGGGGCTGGAAGCGGCCAACGCGGTCAAGGCGCTGGGGCTGGAGGTCTGCGTGGTGGAATTCGCCCCGCGGCTGATGCCGGTGCAACTGGACGACGAGGGCGGCCGCGCCCTGCGCCGGCGGATCGAATCGCTGGGGATCGAAGTGCGGACCGCCCATGTGACCAGCGAGATCGCGGCCGGTGAAACCCTTCGCCATCGTCTGAACTTTTCCGACGGGACATGGCTGGAAACCGACCTGGTGGTGTTTTCCGCCGGGATCCGCCCGCAGGACCGGCTGGCGCGGGAGTGCGGGCTGGCGATCGGCAGCCGGGGCGGCATCGCCGTCGACGACCAGTGCCGTACCTCGGACCCGCATATCTTCGCGGTGGGCGAATGTGCGGCCTGGCGGGACCGGGTCTTCGGGCTGGTAGCCCCCGGCTATACGATGGCGCGCACCGCCGCCGCCGTGCTGGCCGGCGAGGACGCGGCCTTTACCGGCGCGGACATGTCCACCAAGCTGAAGCTGCTGGGCGTCGATGTCGGGTCGATCGGCGACGCGCACGGGGCCGAAGAGGGATCGAGCAGCTATCGCTTTATCGGCGAGGCCGAGGGATCGTATCGCCGGCTGGTACTGTCGGCCGACGGCACGCGGGTGACCGGCGCGGTGCTGGTGGGCGACAATTCCTATTACGATACGATCTTGCACTATGTGCAGAACGCCATCAGGCCGCCGGCCGATCCCGCCGCGCTGATCCTGCCGCGCGGCGAGGGCGCGCCGCTGCTGGGCGCGGACGCCCTGCCCGACGGCGCGACGATCTGTTCGTGCCATAACGTGACCAAGGGCGCGATCTGCAACGCCATCGACCAGGGCTGCGGCGATCTGGGCACGCTGAAGCAGGCCACCAGGGCCAGCACCGGCTGCGGCGGCTGCGCGGCATTGCTGAAGAGCGTGTTCGAGGGCGCGCTGACCGCGCGGGGGATCACCGTCGATCGCAGCCTGTGCGAGCATTTTTCCCATACCAGGCAGGAGCTTTATTCGCTGGTGCGGGTGCAGGGCATCCGCACCTTCGAGGACCTGATGGCGCGCCACGGCAATGGCGGGCTGGGCTGCGACATCTGCAAGCCGGCGGTGGGGTCGATCCTGTCGTCGGCGTGGAACAAGCCGATCACCGATCCGGCCCATATCCCGTTGCAGGACACGAACGACACGTTCATGGCCAACATGCAGAAGAACGGCACCTATTCGGTGGTACCGCGCATCGCGGGCGGCGAGATCACGCCCGAGCGGCTGATCGTTCTGGGCGAGGTCGCAAAAAAATACGGCCTGTACACCAAGATTACCGGCGGGCAGCGGATCGACCTGTTCGGCGCGCAGTTGCATCAATTGCCGGATATCTGGGGCGAATTGCTGGATGCGGGGTTCGAGACCGGCCATGCCTACGGAAAATCGACCCGCACCGTGAAATCCTGTGTCGGCAGCACGTGGTGTCGCTATGGCGTGCAGGACAGCGTGGGCAAGGCGCTGGACCTGGAAAACCGCTACAAGGGCCTGCGGTCGCCGCACAAGCTGAAATTCGCGGTCTCGGGCTGCACCCGCGAATGCGCCGAGGCGCAGAGCAAGGATGTCGGCGTGATCGCCACCGAAAATGGCTGGAACCTGTATGTGTGCGGCAATGGCGGGATGCGCCCGCGCCATGCCGAGCTGTTCGCCACGGACCTGGATTCCGAGACGCTGGTGAAATATATCGACCGGTTCCTGATGTTCTATATCCGCACCGCCGACCGGCTGCAGCGCACGTCGGTGTGGCGGGAGAACCTGGATGGCGGGCTGGATTTTCTGAAGGACGTCGTCATCCATGACAGTTTGGGCCTCTGCGCCGAGCTGGAGCAGCAGATGCAGGCGGTGGTGGACAATTATCACTGCGAATGGCGCGACGTGCTGAGCGACCGGGAAAAGCTGAAGCGCTTCCGCACCTTCGTCAATGATGCCCGCCCGGACCCGAATGTCCGCACCGTGCCGGAGCGCGACCAGGTCAAGCCGGCCGACAACCTGCCGCGGGCGGCGACCGGCGCCGGACCGGCGGCGTGGACCGCGCTGTGCGCCGAGGGCGACCTGGTGGCGCGCTCGGGCGTCGTCGCCTGGCATGACGGGGCGCAGGTCGCGCTGTTCTACCTGCCGGCCGAGGGCGGCGTGGCGGCCCGGGTCTATGCCGTGGACAATCATGACCCGTTCTCGGGCGCCAATGTCATCGGGCGCGGGATCGTGGGCGACCTGAAGGGGCAGATCGTGGTGGCGTCGCCGCTGTACAAGCAGCATTTCCGCCTGGTCGACGGGGTGTGCCTGGAGGATGCGTCGCAGCGCCTGCGGACCTGGGATGCCCGCCTGGCGGACGGCAAGGTGGAAATCCGCGCCCGCGTGCCTGAGACGGCGCCGGACCTGATCCCGGCCTGAGCATGGCGCGGCAGGAGATCCGCACGACCTGTCCCTATTGCGGCGTCGGCTGCGGCGTCGTGATGGAGGTGGAGGATGGCCGCATCGCCCGGGTGCGCGGCGATACGGCGCATCCGGCCAATGGCGGACGTCTGTGCACCAAGGGCAGTTCCTGCGACAGGCCGATCGCGGCGCCGTCGCGGCTGGATGGGGCGCGACGGCGCGCCGCGCGCGGCGGGCCCGCCCTGCCCGTCGCCACCGAGGCGGCGATCGCCGAGACCGCGTCGCGCCTGCGGCGGATCCTGGATGCGCACGGGCCGGATGCGATCGCACTGTACGTCTCGGGCCAGATGTCGCTGGAGGCGCAATATCTGGCCAACAAGCTGGCCAAGGGGTACATCCGCACCCGGCACATCGAATCCAATTCGCGCCTGTGCATGGCCGCCGCCGGCGCGGGCTACAAATCGTCGCTGGGCGCCGATGCGCCGCCCGGCAGCTATGAGGATTTCGACTGCACCGACCTGTTCTTCGTCATCGGCGCGAACATGGCGGATTGCCATCCGATCCTGTTCCTGCGGCTGCTGGACCGCAAGCGGGCGGGGGCGCGGCTGATCGTGGTCGATCCGCGCCGGACGGCGACCGCCGACAAGGCCGACCTGTTCCTGCAGATTCGGCCCGGGACGGACCTGGCGCTGCTGAACGGGCTGCTGCACCTGCTGGTCCGCGAGGGTGCGGTCGATCCGGCCTTCATCGAAGCCGCGACGCGGGGGTGGGAGGCGATGGCCGATTTCCTGGCGCCCTATACGCCCGAACATGTTGCGGCGGTGACCGGCCTGGCGCAGGCCGACATCGAGACCGCCGCGCGCTGGATCGCCGAGGCCGGCGCGTGGCTGAGCCTGTGGACGATGGGGCTGAACCAGAGCGTCGCGGGCACCTGGCACACCAACGCGGTGTGCAACCTGCACCTGGCGACCGGCGCGATCTGCCGCCCCGGCGCCGGGCCGTTTTCGCTGACCGGGCAGCCCAACGCGATGGGCGGGCGGGAAATGGGCTATATGGGGCCTGGCCTGCCGGGGCAGCGTTCGGCGCTGGTGGCGGCCGACCGGGCCTTTGCCGAGGCGCGATGGGGCCTGCCGGCCGGCACGATCCGCGAGGCCGGCGGCGATGGCGCGATCGCGATGTTCGACGCCATGGCGCGCGGCGCGATCCGTGCCTGCTGGATCATCTGCACCAACCCGGTCGCCACGGTGGCGAACCGGGCCCGGGTCGTCGCCGCCCTGCGGGCCGCCGAGCTGGTGATCGTGCAGGATGCCTATGACGACAGCGAGACCGGGGCCCATGCCGACATCCTGCTGCCCGGCGCGCTGTGGGCCGAGGCGGACGGCGTGCAGGTCAATTCCGACCGCACCCTGACCCTGGCGCGGCAGGCGGTTGCCCCGCCCGGCGAGGCGCTGGCCGACTGGGACATCATCGCCCGCGTGGCGCGCGCCATGGGGTTTGCCGAGGGGTTCGACTTCGCCTCGGCCGCCGACGTGTTCGCCGAGGCCAGCGGGTTCGCCAATCCGGCCACCGGCTACGACATTTCAGGCATCAGCCATGCGCGGCTGCGCGCGGGGCCGGTGCAATGGCCCTGCCCGCCCGGCGACCAGGCCGCACGGCATCCGATCCGCTATGTGCCGCAAGCGGGCGGGCTGCCGGTCTTTCCGATGCCGGACGGGCGGGCGGTCTTCCACCCCCGGCCCCATATGCCGTCGGGCGACTGGCCGGATGCGAATTTTCCGTTCGTGCTCAATAGCGGCCGGTTGCAGCACCAATGGCACACGCTGACCAAGACCGGGCGGGTCGAGGGGCTGAACCGGCTGAATCCCGGGCCGTTCGTCGAAATCGCGCCCACGGACGCGGCGCGGCTGGAGATTGTCGAGGGCGACCAGGTGGAAATCCGCTCGCGCCGGGGGCGCGCCGTGCTGCCGGCCCGGCTGTCGGACCGGGTGGCGCCCGGCACCTGCTTCGCCCCATTCCACTGGAACGACCGGTTCGGCGCCGAACTGGCGGTCAATGCGCTGACGCCGGACGCGGTCGATCCGATATCGCTGCAGCCCGGATACAAGATCTGCGCCGTCATGCTGGCCCGCGCCGCCCGGCCGGCCGCCCCATCCCCGGCGGAGCCGGCCGCGA
Proteins encoded in this region:
- a CDS encoding alginate export family protein; amino-acid sequence: MTDIRPPCIVRNLPALVLPTLAARAVGGVRGGLLAGMVLTQSAQAQSSGKQSVGIQSAGTQSGRVQPGRVAVRPALLPRRHATDWGVFNAGNGAAAGFGTVAGYGQVRWAEDWRDLAGAPPAQRRRDWFNRLKYIPLTDKGDIWLTLSGEERLRYVFENRPLIGMAGKTDASRVLLRSQYGADLHLGAHVRAYAEFLYGAAGGSNSYGYQTGTQRERPDLQQGILEVTGTVLGARAGVIGGRQVFLDAPVSMQSARDLTNVQQTWDGFRGYAVWSRFRLDLFDFMQTDKLPVGAFSDGTNYNARMYGAYGATALPGFTLLGRKSQVFADLFFIGYLYGGAPAAIPTATPGGAEAGSTRRDNVGLRLWGNAGPVKLDLTGVFQGGQFRPAKNAGPTRPVRAYAVNGSVLYSRPDLPARPALGVQADLFSGGSYRSRDGAVGTFATPYFPLPYYNDVTLSLTSQNLVGVGPVSDLSLSRTVHFRLHVPLFWRASTQDAVYGTGRIYGWRNNLSGGFIGAIPQAQLAWRFAPHWTWTHDIAGFAASQGMHRAGARDGAFYMQTMDFTF
- the nirB gene encoding nitrite reductase large subunit NirB; amino-acid sequence: MSRQNNIIVIGNGMVGHYCAEQLVTQGLHETHRIHVFGAELHHAYDRVHLTDYMTGQDALALRLHEEDFHDAHGMTLHLGAMVNRIDRAARTIETDGGSFAYESLIIATGSTPFVPPVPGNSGTAGLVYRTLDDLDMIRAAAQGARHGVVIGGGLLGLEAANAVKALGLEVCVVEFAPRLMPVQLDDEGGRALRRRIESLGIEVRTAHVTSEIAAGETLRHRLNFSDGTWLETDLVVFSAGIRPQDRLARECGLAIGSRGGIAVDDQCRTSDPHIFAVGECAAWRDRVFGLVAPGYTMARTAAAVLAGEDAAFTGADMSTKLKLLGVDVGSIGDAHGAEEGSSSYRFIGEAEGSYRRLVLSADGTRVTGAVLVGDNSYYDTILHYVQNAIRPPADPAALILPRGEGAPLLGADALPDGATICSCHNVTKGAICNAIDQGCGDLGTLKQATRASTGCGGCAALLKSVFEGALTARGITVDRSLCEHFSHTRQELYSLVRVQGIRTFEDLMARHGNGGLGCDICKPAVGSILSSAWNKPITDPAHIPLQDTNDTFMANMQKNGTYSVVPRIAGGEITPERLIVLGEVAKKYGLYTKITGGQRIDLFGAQLHQLPDIWGELLDAGFETGHAYGKSTRTVKSCVGSTWCRYGVQDSVGKALDLENRYKGLRSPHKLKFAVSGCTRECAEAQSKDVGVIATENGWNLYVCGNGGMRPRHAELFATDLDSETLVKYIDRFLMFYIRTADRLQRTSVWRENLDGGLDFLKDVVIHDSLGLCAELEQQMQAVVDNYHCEWRDVLSDREKLKRFRTFVNDARPDPNVRTVPERDQVKPADNLPRAATGAGPAAWTALCAEGDLVARSGVVAWHDGAQVALFYLPAEGGVAARVYAVDNHDPFSGANVIGRGIVGDLKGQIVVASPLYKQHFRLVDGVCLEDASQRLRTWDARLADGKVEIRARVPETAPDLIPA
- a CDS encoding bifunctional nitrate reductase/sulfite reductase flavoprotein subunit alpha → MARQEIRTTCPYCGVGCGVVMEVEDGRIARVRGDTAHPANGGRLCTKGSSCDRPIAAPSRLDGARRRAARGGPALPVATEAAIAETASRLRRILDAHGPDAIALYVSGQMSLEAQYLANKLAKGYIRTRHIESNSRLCMAAAGAGYKSSLGADAPPGSYEDFDCTDLFFVIGANMADCHPILFLRLLDRKRAGARLIVVDPRRTATADKADLFLQIRPGTDLALLNGLLHLLVREGAVDPAFIEAATRGWEAMADFLAPYTPEHVAAVTGLAQADIETAARWIAEAGAWLSLWTMGLNQSVAGTWHTNAVCNLHLATGAICRPGAGPFSLTGQPNAMGGREMGYMGPGLPGQRSALVAADRAFAEARWGLPAGTIREAGGDGAIAMFDAMARGAIRACWIICTNPVATVANRARVVAALRAAELVIVQDAYDDSETGAHADILLPGALWAEADGVQVNSDRTLTLARQAVAPPGEALADWDIIARVARAMGFAEGFDFASAADVFAEASGFANPATGYDISGISHARLRAGPVQWPCPPGDQAARHPIRYVPQAGGLPVFPMPDGRAVFHPRPHMPSGDWPDANFPFVLNSGRLQHQWHTLTKTGRVEGLNRLNPGPFVEIAPTDAARLEIVEGDQVEIRSRRGRAVLPARLSDRVAPGTCFAPFHWNDRFGAELAVNALTPDAVDPISLQPGYKICAVMLARAARPAAPSPAEPAATISAPAQDEIDMTLPRLAAHLGLAETDAPALSAEARAWLGGFLEGLRLTPPAGDVPVVPAGAPLAAAQRARVNGLLAGLYSRARDHAAAAPDAGRPRLSLWWASQTGRAEALAQEIALWLREAGYEVAAACLDQCGADALAEGAAIFVVSTFGDGDPPDCATAFWDGLRARTALLPGLSHAVLALGDSSYASFCGFGRALDRRLSELGSTALLERTDCEPDYADVVDAWRHQVLARLGRDAAPPAAERAPAVAVRADAPAGIGRDRPAIARLCQNRRLGGVDAGKDTRLIGLDLSGTGLTYQPGDALGVWPCNDAAIVACVLAALRLRADETIVLRGHGTVGLADALRRHLDLSRPLPAMLARLGREDGGFLPDLLAGTTLEVTPQDVPGLFRRMQPRLYSIASSPLVSPDVVQLTMGVSRDPYPGVCSTWLAGLEAGGAVPVFIQATSHFRLPDDAAPIVMIGPGTGIAPFRGFLHERAARGAAGRNWLFFGERHAESGFYYREELEAFLDQGCLTRLDTAFSRDQPERIYVQDRMEEAGAELWAWIRDGAILYVCGDAARMARDVDSALRRIIARHGGMPAAGADDYLARLARAGRYLRDVY